In Bacillus toyonensis BCT-7112, a single window of DNA contains:
- a CDS encoding YczE/YyaS/YitT family protein, with protein MLRFKLEYIFFIGGLLILAIGINMMTTITSFGLSPYDSFFIALYQNFGISIGFWIFMINFAFTLIVLFWNKKQITIGTIVTMILISLFVDWIGSITIIMDAIRSLPKYITLICGNLFVGAGIGLYVSTNLCAAPQEAFVLTVAEKRKWTFRKTEISLAFLFLTLSFLLDGPIYFGTIILSFTTGWIIQAFIQIGTQILNKKEPIKQAA; from the coding sequence ATGCTTCGATTCAAATTAGAATATATATTTTTCATTGGCGGTTTACTCATTCTTGCCATCGGTATTAATATGATGACGACAATTACTTCCTTTGGACTTAGCCCTTACGATTCCTTCTTTATTGCACTATATCAAAATTTCGGGATAAGTATTGGTTTTTGGATTTTCATGATTAACTTTGCTTTTACACTTATCGTACTCTTTTGGAATAAAAAACAAATTACAATCGGCACAATTGTAACGATGATTCTTATTTCTCTTTTTGTTGACTGGATTGGTTCCATTACAATTATTATGGACGCTATCCGCTCTCTTCCAAAATATATAACACTTATTTGTGGAAATCTATTTGTCGGAGCTGGCATTGGCCTTTATGTCTCAACAAACCTTTGCGCAGCACCTCAAGAAGCTTTCGTTTTAACAGTTGCTGAGAAGAGAAAATGGACGTTTAGAAAAACAGAGATTTCATTGGCTTTTCTATTTTTAACATTAAGCTTCTTATTAGATGGACCCATCTATTTTGGAACAATTATCTTATCCTTTACAACAGGTTGGATCATTCAAGCATTTATTCAAATTGGTACGCAGATTTTAAATAAAAAAGAGCCTATTAAGCAAGCTGCTTAA
- a CDS encoding purine/pyrimidine permease — MKTFLSALQWALFILAGSLIVPISVATSYGLDGAEAIAFIQRTLFVLGFAGLLQAIFGHKLPIQEGPAGLWWGIFSLYASLGVILFGSSNETLKVLQYAFLLSGIICIILSVFGLIDKLVRYFTPTVIGTYLFLLVTQLSGSFLKGMFGLDGQHTEVQPKVFILSLIVILLSFFVMKLPIIGQYSVLFSIVCGWILFACFGLSNPVTPVTDIIRLPSLFVFGMPRVEWNMAITVIFVTLLLLTNMLASIRVVQKVVSKYETDAAPDRFKQAGIITGINQLLGGLFSAIGPVAISGSAGFIATTNIYKRLPFILGSSFIIAVSIFPKITSFFAAIPVAVGYAAIYPVFASMIGLAFREYETVQDKERLFKVAGLSIFTGVGVMFVPAGAYSTLPPFLASFLSNGLVLGSVMAILLEILFSRSTAKQLS; from the coding sequence ATGAAGACATTTCTTTCCGCCTTACAATGGGCACTATTTATTTTAGCAGGAAGCCTTATTGTACCAATTAGTGTCGCAACTAGTTATGGTCTTGATGGCGCTGAAGCTATCGCATTCATACAAAGAACATTATTTGTTCTAGGCTTTGCTGGTCTCTTGCAAGCTATATTTGGGCATAAACTTCCTATTCAAGAAGGTCCTGCTGGCCTTTGGTGGGGAATTTTCTCCCTTTACGCAAGTTTAGGCGTCATATTATTTGGATCAAGCAATGAGACACTTAAAGTTCTTCAATATGCTTTCTTATTAAGCGGTATTATTTGCATTATTCTTAGCGTTTTTGGACTCATTGATAAACTAGTTCGCTACTTTACACCGACAGTTATTGGAACATATTTATTTCTTCTTGTCACGCAACTCAGTGGCTCCTTCTTAAAAGGAATGTTTGGTCTTGATGGACAACATACAGAAGTACAACCAAAAGTATTTATTCTTTCACTCATTGTTATTTTACTATCCTTTTTCGTTATGAAGCTACCTATTATTGGACAATATTCCGTTCTCTTCAGTATTGTCTGCGGCTGGATTTTATTTGCATGCTTCGGATTATCTAATCCTGTAACACCTGTAACAGACATAATCCGGCTTCCATCTCTATTCGTTTTCGGAATGCCTCGCGTTGAATGGAACATGGCAATTACAGTCATTTTCGTTACACTATTACTTCTAACAAATATGTTAGCAAGTATTCGTGTTGTACAAAAGGTTGTTTCTAAATACGAAACAGATGCAGCTCCAGATCGCTTTAAACAAGCTGGCATTATAACGGGAATAAATCAATTGCTAGGCGGTCTATTTTCAGCTATTGGACCTGTTGCTATTTCTGGATCAGCAGGATTTATTGCAACGACTAATATTTATAAACGCCTTCCATTTATATTAGGATCAAGCTTTATTATTGCCGTTAGTATATTCCCAAAGATCACTTCATTCTTTGCAGCAATCCCAGTTGCAGTTGGTTATGCCGCTATTTATCCTGTATTCGCAAGCATGATTGGCCTCGCCTTTCGAGAATACGAAACTGTCCAGGATAAAGAACGATTATTTAAAGTAGCCGGTCTTTCCATCTTTACAGGAGTCGGGGTTATGTTTGTTCCAGCAGGAGCATATTCCACACTTCCACCATTTCTAGCATCTTTTTTAAGTAACGGTCTCGTTCTTGGATCTGTAATGGCAATCTTGCTAGAAATACTATTTTCTCGTTCCACAGCAAAACAACTATCGTAA
- a CDS encoding LacI family DNA-binding transcriptional regulator, with amino-acid sequence MTNIRKIAELAGVSVSTVSRVLNNHPYVNEQKRKEILAIIEELNYTQNVNAIHLVKGKTNVIGVLLPHVNDQYYSAIIEGISKETAKNNYNMMLCQTNYSEERELEILHMLKMKKLDGVIICSRANSKEKLEEYTKFGPIVMCEEIDSKCISSVHIDYYKVFSHGMKSLIDVGHTRIGYCIGRSNSINSQRRKKAYADSLQQSTVTPLETWKFEECFTVEDGRNVIREWARMSVKPTAFLVSCNHIAAGMVTEAKKQGIRIPEDMTIIGCDDQEVADILGITTISHPSKNVGIKAFELLYEKINAEKLDVKHIELLPKLVNRETT; translated from the coding sequence ATGACGAATATAAGAAAGATTGCTGAACTTGCCGGGGTATCGGTTTCAACCGTTTCGCGTGTACTAAATAATCATCCATACGTGAATGAACAGAAACGAAAAGAAATTTTAGCGATTATAGAGGAATTGAATTATACGCAAAATGTGAACGCGATTCATTTAGTGAAAGGAAAAACGAATGTAATTGGCGTTTTATTGCCACACGTAAATGATCAATATTATAGTGCTATTATTGAGGGGATATCAAAAGAAACGGCAAAGAATAATTATAATATGATGCTTTGCCAGACAAATTACAGCGAAGAAAGAGAACTAGAAATTTTACATATGTTAAAAATGAAAAAGCTTGATGGGGTTATTATATGTTCCCGTGCCAATAGTAAGGAGAAACTTGAAGAATATACGAAATTCGGCCCGATTGTTATGTGTGAAGAAATAGATTCGAAATGCATTTCAAGTGTGCATATTGATTACTACAAAGTATTTTCGCATGGGATGAAAAGCTTAATAGATGTCGGTCATACACGTATTGGATATTGCATTGGAAGAAGTAATAGCATTAATAGCCAAAGACGAAAAAAGGCGTATGCAGATTCGCTTCAACAGAGTACCGTAACACCGTTAGAGACTTGGAAATTTGAAGAGTGTTTTACGGTGGAAGATGGACGTAACGTAATTAGAGAATGGGCTCGTATGTCTGTAAAACCGACGGCGTTTCTTGTATCTTGTAATCATATTGCAGCGGGAATGGTAACAGAAGCAAAAAAACAAGGAATTCGAATTCCAGAAGATATGACGATTATCGGATGTGACGATCAAGAGGTAGCAGATATATTAGGTATAACAACAATTTCCCATCCTAGTAAAAATGTCGGGATAAAAGCGTTTGAATTATTATATGAAAAGATTAATGCAGAGAAATTAGATGTGAAACATATAGAGTTATTACCAAAGTTAGTAAATAGAGAAACAACGTGA
- a CDS encoding DUF3817 domain-containing protein: MLSTPIGRLRAIGLVEGISFLLLLFVAMPLKYFAGFATAVKITGMAHGVLFILFIFAVIQVTIVHRKSILWALGAFVSSVIPFGTFVLDAKLKNEQQ; the protein is encoded by the coding sequence ATGTTATCTACACCAATCGGACGATTAAGAGCAATTGGACTAGTTGAAGGGATTTCTTTCCTATTACTATTATTTGTAGCAATGCCATTGAAATACTTCGCAGGATTTGCAACAGCTGTTAAAATTACAGGCATGGCTCATGGTGTTCTATTTATTCTATTCATCTTTGCAGTCATTCAAGTAACAATCGTACACCGTAAATCAATTTTATGGGCACTTGGGGCATTCGTTTCATCAGTTATCCCATTTGGTACTTTTGTACTAGATGCAAAATTAAAGAACGAGCAACAATGA
- a CDS encoding homoserine dehydrogenase, with product MKEIQVGLLGLGTVGSGVVRIITDHQERLIHQVGCPVKVTKVLVQNIEKEREVEVPSTLLTQNANEILDNPNIDVVIEVMGGIDDAKAYILQALQSGKHVVTANKDLMALHGAELLAVAKDNKADLFYEASVAGGIPILRSIVEGLSSDLITKVMGIVNGTTNFILTKMSDEGRAYNDVLKEAQQLGFAEADPTSDVEGLDAARKMTILATLGFSTNVELGDVKVKGITSITEEDIEYSKSLGYTIKLIGLAKRDGEKLEVTVEPTLLPNTHPLAAVQNEYNAVYVYGEAVGETMFYGPGAGSLPTATAVVSDLVAVMQNIRLGVTGNSAVVPQYQKVLKEPDEIVVKKFLRLHVKDEIGVFAKITSLFSERGVSFEKIIQMPLEEKGKAEIVIVTHRASLADYEYILHTLQGYEEIDCVKANYRIEGDAK from the coding sequence ATGAAAGAAATTCAGGTTGGTCTATTAGGTCTTGGAACAGTTGGTAGCGGTGTAGTTCGTATTATTACAGATCATCAAGAGCGACTTATACACCAAGTAGGTTGTCCAGTGAAGGTAACGAAAGTATTGGTGCAAAACATTGAGAAAGAGAGAGAGGTAGAGGTACCTTCTACTCTATTAACACAAAATGCAAATGAAATTTTAGATAATCCAAATATTGATGTTGTCATCGAAGTGATGGGTGGCATTGATGATGCAAAGGCATATATTTTACAAGCTTTACAAAGTGGGAAGCACGTTGTGACTGCAAATAAAGATTTAATGGCGTTACACGGAGCGGAACTATTAGCAGTAGCAAAGGATAATAAGGCTGATTTGTTTTATGAAGCAAGTGTAGCTGGAGGAATCCCGATTTTGCGAAGCATCGTAGAAGGACTTTCTTCAGATCTTATTACGAAAGTAATGGGAATTGTAAATGGAACGACAAATTTTATTTTGACGAAAATGTCAGATGAAGGGAGAGCATATAACGACGTGTTAAAAGAAGCCCAACAACTTGGATTTGCAGAAGCAGATCCAACATCAGATGTAGAAGGTTTAGACGCGGCAAGAAAAATGACGATTTTAGCTACTCTCGGTTTCTCTACAAACGTAGAGCTTGGAGATGTGAAAGTAAAAGGAATTACTTCTATTACAGAAGAAGATATTGAATATAGTAAGAGCTTAGGTTATACAATTAAATTAATTGGTCTTGCAAAGAGAGATGGCGAAAAATTAGAGGTTACAGTTGAACCGACTTTACTTCCCAATACACATCCTCTTGCGGCAGTGCAAAATGAATATAATGCTGTGTATGTGTACGGTGAAGCGGTAGGAGAAACGATGTTTTATGGGCCGGGAGCAGGAAGCTTACCGACAGCAACAGCGGTTGTTTCGGATTTGGTTGCTGTGATGCAAAATATTAGACTAGGGGTAACAGGAAATAGTGCTGTAGTCCCGCAATATCAAAAAGTATTAAAAGAGCCAGACGAAATTGTCGTGAAAAAGTTTTTAAGACTGCATGTAAAAGATGAAATTGGTGTATTTGCAAAAATTACTTCATTGTTCTCTGAGCGCGGAGTTAGCTTTGAGAAAATTATTCAAATGCCGCTTGAAGAGAAAGGGAAAGCAGAAATTGTAATTGTAACGCATCGTGCTTCTCTTGCGGATTACGAGTACATTCTACATACATTGCAAGGGTATGAAGAAATTGATTGCGTGAAAGCAAATTATCGAATTGAAGGGGATGCTAAGTAG
- a CDS encoding uracil-DNA glycosylase, translated as MENVLKNDWGPLLAPEFEKEYYRELANFLKEEYSTHVVYPKIEDIFNALEYTSYENTKVVILGQDPYHGPDQAHGLSFSVQPGIKTPPSLLNMYKELRDEYGYDIPNNGYLVKWAEQGVLLLNTVLTVRQGEANSHKGKGWEYFTDRVIELLNEREKPVIFILWGRHAQAKRKLITNPNHHIIESVHPSPLSARRGFFGSKPYSKVNTILANMDEREIDWEIPNL; from the coding sequence ATGGAAAATGTTTTAAAAAATGATTGGGGGCCGTTATTGGCACCAGAATTTGAGAAAGAATATTATCGCGAATTGGCTAATTTTTTGAAAGAAGAATACAGTACACATGTTGTTTATCCAAAGATAGAAGATATTTTTAACGCTCTAGAGTATACAAGTTATGAAAATACAAAGGTCGTTATTTTAGGACAAGATCCATACCATGGACCGGATCAAGCGCATGGTTTAAGCTTTTCTGTGCAACCCGGTATTAAAACGCCACCGTCGTTGTTAAATATGTATAAAGAACTTCGAGATGAATATGGGTATGACATTCCAAATAACGGTTATTTAGTAAAGTGGGCAGAGCAAGGAGTTTTATTATTAAATACTGTATTAACAGTTCGGCAAGGTGAAGCAAATTCTCATAAAGGAAAAGGATGGGAGTATTTCACTGATCGTGTAATTGAGCTATTAAATGAACGTGAAAAACCAGTTATTTTCATATTGTGGGGACGCCATGCACAGGCGAAGAGGAAGTTAATTACGAATCCAAATCATCATATTATCGAATCTGTACATCCAAGCCCATTGTCAGCAAGACGTGGTTTCTTTGGAAGTAAGCCGTACTCTAAAGTAAATACGATTTTAGCTAATATGGATGAGAGAGAAATTGATTGGGAAATTCCAAATTTGTAA
- the metA gene encoding homoserine O-acetyltransferase MetA translates to MPIIIDKDLPARKVLQKENIFVMTKERAETQDIRALKIAILNLMPTKQDTEAQLLRLIGNTPLQLDVHLLHMESHLSRNVAQDHLTSFYKTFRDIENEKFDGLIITGAPVETLSFEEVDYWEELKRIMEYSKTNVTSTLHICWGAQAGLYHHYGVPKYPLKEKMFGVFEHEVCEQHVKLLQGFDELFFAPHSRHTEVRESDIRGVKELTLLANSEEAGVHLVIGQEGRQVFALGHSEYSCETLKQEYERDRDKGLNIDVPKNYFKHNNPDEKPLVRWRSHGNLLFSNWLNYYVYQETPYVL, encoded by the coding sequence ATGCCGATCATAATTGATAAAGACTTACCAGCTCGTAAAGTATTGCAAAAAGAAAATATTTTTGTAATGACGAAGGAACGAGCAGAAACACAAGATATTCGGGCATTGAAAATTGCTATATTAAATTTAATGCCAACGAAGCAAGACACAGAGGCACAATTACTTCGATTAATTGGAAATACACCATTGCAATTAGATGTTCATTTGCTTCATATGGAATCACATCTGTCTCGTAATGTAGCGCAGGACCATTTAACAAGCTTTTATAAAACGTTTCGTGATATTGAAAATGAAAAATTTGATGGACTCATTATTACAGGAGCACCAGTTGAAACTCTTTCTTTTGAAGAAGTAGATTATTGGGAAGAGCTTAAACGTATTATGGAGTATTCAAAAACGAATGTAACATCTACGCTTCATATTTGCTGGGGGGCACAGGCTGGTTTGTATCATCATTACGGCGTTCCGAAGTATCCCCTTAAGGAAAAAATGTTCGGTGTATTTGAACATGAAGTCTGTGAGCAACATGTGAAACTGTTACAGGGGTTTGATGAGTTGTTTTTTGCCCCACATTCCCGTCATACAGAAGTACGAGAGAGTGATATTAGAGGGGTGAAAGAATTAACGTTGTTAGCAAACTCTGAAGAAGCTGGTGTTCACCTTGTTATTGGGCAAGAAGGAAGGCAAGTTTTCGCCCTCGGACATAGTGAATATAGTTGTGAGACGTTAAAACAAGAATATGAACGAGATCGTGACAAAGGGTTAAATATTGACGTGCCAAAAAATTATTTTAAACATAATAATCCAGATGAAAAGCCGCTTGTTAGGTGGAGGAGTCATGGGAATTTATTATTCTCTAATTGGTTGAATTATTACGTGTATCAAGAAACCCCTTATGTATTGTAA
- a CDS encoding ABC transporter permease subunit, whose translation MREFANLVLNESEKIYRKKRIFVVMLILAILIPLFVYAQYREIETTQKRLGTKDWKVSLQQQIVDSQNRLNNSRLPEEWRDWLKVRVEQQQYYLDHDINPMAPGAPTFVRAFIEQGITLFIPLLVMIVAIDIVSGERSDGTMKMLLTRPIRRWKILLSKYVTMLFFISLILFLVGLFAYILSGLVFGYSGWNLPVLTGFVIDKETLNTNFVHLIPQWQYILMAYGLAWFVAIVVGTISFMVSVLIRNTPAGMGVMLAALIAGGILSSFATSWEGAKYIFSVNLSLTDYLSGKLPALQGLSMGFSLMNLTVWAVVSLIISFIVFTKQDMLN comes from the coding sequence ATGCGTGAATTTGCGAATCTAGTTTTAAATGAATCAGAAAAGATTTACCGTAAGAAACGTATTTTTGTTGTCATGCTTATTTTAGCAATCTTGATCCCGCTTTTTGTGTATGCGCAGTATCGTGAAATAGAAACGACACAAAAAAGACTCGGTACAAAGGATTGGAAAGTTTCATTACAACAGCAAATTGTTGATTCCCAGAACCGGTTGAACAATTCTAGGTTGCCAGAAGAATGGCGTGATTGGTTAAAAGTAAGAGTTGAGCAACAACAATATTATTTAGATCATGATATTAACCCGATGGCACCGGGTGCACCGACTTTTGTCAGAGCATTTATTGAACAAGGAATTACATTGTTTATTCCGCTTCTCGTGATGATTGTCGCTATTGATATCGTTTCGGGAGAACGAAGTGATGGGACGATGAAGATGTTACTTACGCGGCCGATTCGGCGCTGGAAAATACTACTTAGTAAATACGTGACGATGTTATTTTTCATTTCGCTCATACTGTTTCTTGTAGGTTTGTTTGCTTACATATTATCAGGGCTTGTATTTGGGTACTCGGGATGGAATTTACCTGTTTTAACTGGATTTGTCATTGATAAGGAAACGTTAAATACGAATTTTGTACATCTTATTCCGCAGTGGCAATATATTTTAATGGCGTACGGATTAGCTTGGTTTGTTGCTATCGTTGTCGGAACTATATCGTTTATGGTTTCTGTTTTAATTCGCAATACACCAGCTGGTATGGGTGTTATGTTAGCTGCATTAATTGCAGGTGGTATTTTAAGTTCATTTGCAACGTCTTGGGAAGGCGCAAAATATATTTTTAGTGTGAACCTATCATTAACGGATTATTTATCAGGAAAATTACCTGCATTACAAGGTTTATCGATGGGATTTTCTTTGATGAATTTAACTGTTTGGGCAGTTGTTTCCCTTATTATTTCGTTCATAGTATTTACAAAACAGGATATGTTGAATTAA
- a CDS encoding ABC transporter ATP-binding protein encodes MTTILSVQDLKKVIGKKTLVENISFDVKQGEVFGFLGPNGAGKTTTIRMLVGLIKATEGTISIGGYSIKENFREAMRQIGSIVENPELYTYLTGWENLKQFARMLGDISDERIIEIAQMVHLDERIHDKVKTYSLGMKQRLGIAQALLGNPKLLILDEPTNGLDPAGIRELREFIHTLVKEENMSVFISSHLLSEVQMICDRVAIIHKGKMITVAKVEELIKTASDRVEWIVTPISKAKDMLEAAEEVREVSVEGERLLCRMDIASISSWNKHFVENEIDVHSVKELVFTLEDLFIELTRGEQHA; translated from the coding sequence ATGACGACGATACTTTCCGTGCAAGACTTGAAGAAGGTAATTGGAAAGAAGACTCTTGTAGAGAATATTTCCTTTGATGTAAAGCAAGGAGAAGTGTTCGGGTTCCTAGGACCGAATGGTGCTGGAAAGACGACTACCATTCGAATGTTAGTCGGATTGATTAAGGCGACAGAAGGTACGATTTCTATCGGTGGTTATTCAATTAAGGAAAATTTCAGAGAAGCGATGCGTCAAATTGGGAGTATCGTTGAAAACCCAGAACTGTATACATATTTAACAGGATGGGAAAATTTAAAGCAATTTGCTCGTATGTTAGGTGATATATCAGATGAACGTATTATTGAAATTGCTCAAATGGTTCATTTGGATGAAAGAATTCATGACAAGGTAAAAACGTACTCACTCGGTATGAAACAGCGCCTTGGAATTGCGCAGGCGCTCCTTGGGAATCCGAAGTTGCTCATATTAGATGAGCCAACGAATGGTTTAGATCCAGCCGGGATTAGAGAACTTAGAGAATTTATACATACGCTTGTGAAAGAAGAAAATATGAGCGTGTTTATTTCAAGTCACTTGCTAAGTGAAGTACAAATGATATGTGATCGTGTTGCAATTATTCATAAAGGAAAAATGATAACAGTTGCCAAGGTTGAAGAGTTAATTAAAACAGCAAGTGATCGTGTAGAATGGATTGTTACACCAATTTCTAAGGCGAAAGATATGCTAGAAGCGGCCGAGGAAGTAAGAGAAGTGAGTGTAGAAGGCGAGCGATTACTATGCCGCATGGATATTGCATCTATAAGTAGTTGGAATAAACACTTTGTAGAAAATGAGATAGATGTGCATAGCGTTAAGGAGCTTGTATTTACGCTAGAAGATTTATTTATTGAACTCACAAGGGGTGAGCAGCATGCGTGA
- a CDS encoding Cof-type HAD-IIB family hydrolase — MTYKMIVLDLDDTLLRDDHTISPRTKEALMTAQEQGVKVVLASGRPTFGMRNVAKELRLEEYGSFILSFNGAKIINCKTNEEIFSSTLSPEIVHNLFEISKTEDVWIHTYMGDDIVTEENNPYTEIEGDITGMPIVVVDDFKAAVKEPVVKVLMNKEAERLVEVEKKLQKQLEGQLSVMRSKPFFLEFTEYGVTKGTSLNQLIQKLGIKREEVIAMGDSYNDQAMIEFAGLGVAMGNAPDDIKEIANYVTDTNMNDGVAKVVEKFVLKTEVLI; from the coding sequence ATGACTTATAAAATGATTGTTTTAGATTTAGATGATACTTTATTACGTGATGACCATACTATTTCACCTCGTACGAAAGAAGCTTTAATGACTGCACAAGAGCAAGGGGTAAAGGTTGTACTTGCTTCTGGACGTCCAACGTTTGGTATGCGCAATGTAGCCAAAGAACTTCGTTTAGAAGAATACGGCAGTTTCATTCTATCTTTTAATGGTGCAAAAATTATTAACTGTAAAACAAACGAAGAAATCTTTAGTAGTACGCTATCTCCTGAAATCGTTCACAACCTATTTGAAATTAGTAAAACTGAAGATGTATGGATTCATACTTATATGGGCGATGATATCGTAACGGAAGAAAATAACCCTTATACTGAAATTGAGGGCGATATTACTGGTATGCCAATTGTTGTAGTAGATGACTTTAAAGCCGCAGTTAAAGAGCCGGTAGTAAAAGTATTAATGAATAAAGAGGCTGAACGTCTTGTTGAAGTTGAAAAGAAACTACAAAAACAACTAGAAGGCCAATTAAGCGTGATGCGTTCAAAACCATTCTTCTTAGAATTTACTGAATATGGTGTTACAAAAGGAACAAGCCTAAACCAACTCATCCAAAAACTTGGTATTAAACGCGAAGAAGTTATCGCAATGGGCGACAGCTATAACGACCAAGCGATGATTGAATTCGCAGGTCTTGGCGTTGCAATGGGTAATGCGCCAGATGATATTAAAGAAATTGCAAACTATGTAACAGATACAAATATGAACGATGGCGTTGCAAAAGTTGTAGAGAAATTCGTTTTAAAAACAGAAGTACTTATTTAA
- a CDS encoding SGNH/GDSL hydrolase family protein, with product MKIAFQNFVWYNYGQSKRAKRGFDMRSKVVKVILLITIASFCLFAYGFVSGVNDVLNPKASSLIKKTDVVAKEKKKTGTLQVVSLGDSLTRGVGDKEGIGYIGRMKEDLQKDYKQKVALTNLAVSGAKMPDLLKQIESSGAQYSIKQADVIVLTIGGNDLFPGWESLGKIDLETYRPDTETFQNEAKKIIEQIRKLNTDSPIFWLGLYNPFEDVEDLKGSSNIVVDWNASLEKLALNDKNVYITPTFDLFQNRGKDLLYSDHFHPNEVGYTYMAERLVQNVVSKLKLEQGGVK from the coding sequence GTGAAAATCGCTTTTCAAAATTTCGTTTGGTATAATTATGGACAATCTAAGAGGGCTAAAAGGGGTTTTGACATGAGATCAAAAGTAGTAAAAGTAATCCTACTCATTACAATTGCATCTTTTTGTTTATTTGCATATGGCTTTGTTTCAGGTGTAAATGATGTATTAAATCCGAAAGCTTCAAGTTTAATTAAGAAAACGGATGTAGTAGCAAAAGAGAAAAAGAAAACGGGAACATTGCAAGTCGTTAGTTTAGGTGATTCGTTAACGCGCGGCGTCGGTGATAAAGAAGGCATTGGCTATATTGGACGAATGAAAGAAGATTTACAAAAAGATTATAAGCAAAAGGTTGCACTAACTAACTTGGCAGTGAGTGGTGCGAAAATGCCTGATTTATTAAAACAAATTGAAAGCAGCGGTGCTCAATATTCAATTAAGCAAGCAGATGTGATCGTTTTAACAATTGGCGGAAATGATTTATTTCCAGGCTGGGAATCGCTTGGAAAGATAGATTTAGAAACATACCGTCCTGATACGGAAACGTTCCAAAATGAAGCTAAGAAAATTATAGAACAAATTCGTAAGTTAAATACAGATAGCCCTATTTTTTGGCTAGGTTTATATAATCCTTTTGAAGATGTAGAAGATTTAAAAGGGTCTTCAAACATTGTTGTGGATTGGAACGCTTCTTTAGAGAAGTTAGCGTTAAATGATAAAAATGTATATATTACACCGACATTTGATTTATTCCAAAACCGTGGAAAAGATTTATTATACTCTGATCATTTTCACCCGAATGAAGTAGGGTACACATATATGGCAGAACGATTAGTTCAAAATGTTGTGAGTAAGTTAAAACTAGAACAAGGAGGGGTAAAATGA